In Aeromicrobium wangtongii, the DNA window CCTCGGTGCCGAGCTGCTCGCCGCGCTCGCCGACGACAGCCTGGAGATGCACTACCAACCGGTCATCGATCTGGCCACCGGCGAGGTCGGCGCGGTCGAGGCACTGGCCCGCTGGCACCACCCGACCCGGGGGATGATCTCGCCGACCCGGTTCGTCGCCCTGGCCGAGCTCAGTGCCAGTGCTGCCGACCTCGATCGCTGGGTCATCCGCCGAACCATGCGGGACGTGGCCGAGCTCAAGGCCGACTGGACCATGCCGGAGTCCACGGTCCTGGCGATCAACCTGTCCGGCCAGAGCCTGGCCGAAGGACTCGACGCCTTCATCATCGACGCCGCCCAGCAGGCCGGGCTGGCGCCCGCGCTGGTCACCCTGGAGATCACCGAGAGCGCGATCATGGCCGACACCACCGTCGCGGTCGCCGTGCTCCAGCGCCTGCGCGACCACGGATTCGGCATCGCGATCGACGACTTCGGCACCGGCTACAGCTCGATGGCCTACCTGCGCGACCTGCCGATCACGGTGCTCAAGATCGACCGCGGATTCGTCGAGGGCATCCCGGACGACGCCCACTCGCTGGCCATCGTGACGTCGCTGGTCGAGCTGGCACGCTCGCTGGACCTGTCCATCGTCGCCGAAGGGGTCGAGACGCCGGCCCAGGTGGACGCGCTGCGCTCACGCGGATGCCACTACGCGCAGGGCTGGCTGTGGAGCGCCGCCCAGTCGCCGGCCGAGCTGCGCGACAGCGAGATCTTCGCGGCGCGCTTCGACGTCGACGGGACGTCGGCCGGCCCGATGTGAGGCCTACTGGTCCTTGGCCCAGCGCAGGAACGCGGCCGCGTGGTGCAGATCGGTGAAGCCGTCGCCGAGCAGCTCGAGCAGCAGGTCGTTGCTCCACACCGCCAGCCGGCCCAGGGTCAGCGATGTCTCGTCGACGACCGGCAGCTCCAGGCCGTAGACGGCCAGCGTCAGCGCCTTCTTCTCCTGGAAGGTCACGATCGGCAGGAACCGGTCAGGATCGGCGATCGAAAGCGTCTTGGTCAGCAGTGCCTCGCCCCAGCCCGGCATCGCCATCGCGAACGTCCCGTCGGCCAGCTCGGTGAGCCGGTCCGCCAGCTCCCCCGGGCCGCGCAGCAGGTGGTTGGTGACGGCCCGGATGCGCCGGGCGCACTCGAGCTCGCCCAGCAGCAGCCACCCCTTGTCGAAGGCGGTGGGGTCGCCGGTGGCCGCCCCGATCGGGTTGTCGGCGAAGTACTTCAAGTCGGCGGTCGCGACCTTCTCGAGGCCGTCGGCCGAGAACACCCAGCGGTACTTCATCCAGTGCCGGGCGACCAGCTGGTCGGGCTCGTAGGGCACCGTCGCGAGGAAGGTCGCCTTGAGCAGCTCGGCCTGCTGGCGGGCGTCGAGCTCGACGTCCTCGACGGTCGGGAAGCGGCGGGCGACCACCGTGATCGGCGCGACCGTGGGCTTGGAGACCTTGGGGGCAGCCTTGCGCTTGCGCGGCGGCGCGGCGGCCGGCTTCTCCTCGCGCGGCGAGCCGTAGACGAAGGTGAAGTCGCAGTCGTCGCAGCGAGCTTCCTTGCGACCGTCCGGGAGGGTGCGGACCAGGTGGATGTCGTCCTCGCGAACGCACAGAGGACAGACGATCAATGCCATGACTCAAATCTACGTCCCGGGCCGAAGGCATCCGTGCGCGACCACGACACCGGGCGGCGAGCTCTTCGTGGTAGTTCGTCCCGGACGCAGCGACGCCCCTCGGCCGGGGCCGAGGGGCGTCGCTGGGGATCGGGCTCAGACGCGCGAGCGTCCGCCGACCTGACGCCACACCAGCAGCGCGATGATCGCACCGATGATCGAGCCGATGATGCCCGAAGCGGTCAGGTCAGCCGGGCCGTCCTGGATCAGCGATCCCAGGAATCCGCCGATGAACGAACCGACGATGCCCAGGATGATCGTCGCGATGACGCCCATGTGGTCCTTGCCCGGCACGACGGCGCGAGCGATGAAACCGGCGATCAGGCCGACGATGATGAATCCGATGATGCCCATGTGGGGGTCCTCCCTAGGTGCGTAGCCGCCGCGGATGCGCTGGGTGAGCGCGCGACGGCGACCCACGACGTTAGCGGTCCCGCGGGCGGCATGCATCTTTTGCCCCGGGTGCATGAAATGCAACGGCCGGGGTACTGACCTGCCATGGCTACTTCACCGAAATTCACGATTCCCGGCCTGGAGCCCGCTGAGGGCGAGAAGCTCGCTGGCATCCTTCAGGACCGCCTGAACGCTCTCAACGACCTGCACCTGACGCTCAAGCACGTCCACTGGAACGTCGTCGGCCCGCACTTCATCGCGGTCCACGAGATGATCGATCCGCACGTGCTCGAGGTCATCGGCATGGTCGACGAGACGGCCGAACGCATCGCGACCCTG includes these proteins:
- a CDS encoding GlsB/YeaQ/YmgE family stress response membrane protein, producing MGIIGFIIVGLIAGFIARAVVPGKDHMGVIATIILGIVGSFIGGFLGSLIQDGPADLTASGIIGSIIGAIIALLVWRQVGGRSRV